In one window of Chryseobacterium phocaeense DNA:
- the dinB gene encoding DNA polymerase IV, whose product MERSIVHMDLDTFFVSCERLINSKFNDIPLIIGGGDRGVVASCSYEARRFGVRSAMPIRMALRLCPDAQIVKGDHEMYSKMSHLVTDIIQQKVPLMEKASIDEFYLDLSGMDKFFGCYKWTEEIALAIKKETGLPISFALSANKTVSKIGTGEAKPGKMQIKLQEIRPFLDPLSIKKIPMVGDKTFQLLSRVGIRTIRTLSEMPVLVLQQMIGQNGTELWKKANGIDENPVIPYSERKSISTERTFSSDTMDIHELKRLLSGMAEQLAYQLRKEKWLTSTVTVKIRYANFDTETKQSRVAYTSADHTLSRVALDLFNKAYTRRMRLRLVGLRFTGLVHGNHQMNLFEDTEEQMSLYQTMDHLKNRFGANAVGRASGFDFGK is encoded by the coding sequence ATGGAACGCTCGATTGTACATATGGACCTGGATACATTTTTTGTATCCTGTGAACGTCTTATTAACTCTAAATTCAATGATATTCCCCTGATTATCGGAGGTGGAGACAGAGGCGTTGTGGCATCATGTTCCTATGAAGCCCGCCGGTTCGGGGTACGTTCAGCCATGCCGATCAGAATGGCTCTCAGGCTTTGCCCGGACGCTCAGATAGTTAAGGGAGACCATGAAATGTACTCCAAAATGTCCCATCTGGTCACAGATATTATACAGCAAAAAGTTCCTTTAATGGAAAAAGCAAGTATTGATGAGTTTTACCTCGATCTTTCCGGGATGGATAAATTTTTCGGGTGCTATAAATGGACGGAAGAAATTGCCCTTGCCATTAAAAAGGAAACCGGCCTTCCCATAAGCTTTGCGCTGTCTGCCAATAAAACAGTGTCCAAAATAGGAACCGGAGAAGCAAAACCCGGAAAAATGCAAATTAAGCTGCAGGAAATCAGACCCTTCCTTGATCCGCTGTCCATAAAAAAAATTCCGATGGTGGGGGACAAGACCTTTCAGCTGCTTTCAAGGGTGGGAATACGTACCATCCGGACTTTATCCGAAATGCCCGTCCTGGTGCTCCAGCAGATGATAGGCCAGAACGGAACCGAATTATGGAAAAAAGCCAATGGCATTGATGAAAATCCTGTTATTCCCTATTCTGAAAGAAAATCAATATCTACAGAAAGAACCTTCAGCTCTGATACCATGGATATCCATGAATTAAAACGGCTGTTGTCCGGAATGGCTGAACAGCTGGCATATCAGCTCAGAAAAGAAAAATGGCTGACTTCCACTGTGACCGTAAAAATCCGCTATGCCAATTTTGATACGGAAACCAAACAGTCGCGGGTTGCCTATACCTCTGCAGATCATACTTTGTCGAGGGTTGCCCTGGACCTTTTTAACAAAGCTTATACCAGAAGAATGAGGCTCCGTCTGGTGGGGCTCCGCTTTACCGGGCTGGTTCATGGCAATCACCAGATGAACCTTTTTGAAGATACCGAAGAACAGATGAGCCTTTACCAGACAATGGATCATCTGAAAAACCGTTTTGGGGCCAATGCTGTAGGCAGAGCATCCGGATTTGATTTTGGAAAGTAA
- a CDS encoding DNA polymerase III subunit alpha yields the protein MYLNCHSYHSLRYGTLSIDDIVSQAVALGIQELALTDINTITGIYEFKKKCEEKGIKPIAGIEIRKGNELLYITIAREFSGIGEVNKMITGYNCEGQDLSQTAPEFNKVFVIYPLENIPETLKSNEFIGIREEELTLLVRPELQKIISRMVILQPVTFRTKKEYNLHRILRAIEHNTLLSKLDDVNTCRKSEYFRTEESILEAFQRYPEIIENTKKIFKSCSFDFDFGKVRNKLHFTKSKETDLKFLSRLAYLGLKKRYGLEHKTARERVEKELKVIDELNFSSYFLITWDIVRYSNRMGFMHVGRGSGANSMVSYCLGITDICPLELDLYFERFLNLNRKTPPDFDIDWSWQERDTMLEYIFNRYGREHVAFCGTNVEFKYKSICREVGKAFGLPKEELDSLATKSLDAQKPDPIIKAVYTYGKLLEKFPNQRSMHSCGILISEEPITHFTALEMPPKGFPIVQFDMYVAEEIRLEKFDILSQRGLGTINDTVKLIKETRGINVDIRDTSISKDEAVANKHLAEGRTIGCFYIESPAMRGLLRRLKCGDYRTLVAASSIIRPGVAQSGMMREYIFRHNHPDRFEYFHQVFKEHLGETYGIMVYQEDVIKIAQYYGGLSLADGDILRRAMSGKGRSLSKLQEVRNNFFNSCRELGHPEELSAEVYRQIESFAGYSFCKAHSASYAVESYQSLYLKVYYPLEFMVSVINNQGGFYRTEVYIHEAKMSGAHIQNPCVNTSEYQTVLKGKEIYLGFLLLQGLETRWAQGISEERKKNGNYRSLEDFIRRVPVGIETIQTLIFIGAFRFTGKPKNELLVEARLLLINFKPENRGLMLIEEPVREYKLPQLKREDFEDAFDEIEIIGFPVSCSPFDLLKTGYRGSVFVKDLLLYHKRQVKMLAYLISRKHVPTKKGTMYFGTWIDVNGDYFDTAHFPDSLDEYPFQGGGCYLLLGTVEVDYHFPTVTIHKMAKIPMIPDPRYAYDQEKQYDIHGKIREDVSMTSRKPYPQAHEIGLPRQKFQ from the coding sequence ATGTATCTTAACTGTCATTCTTATCACAGCCTCCGTTATGGCACCTTATCTATTGATGATATTGTTTCGCAGGCAGTTGCTTTGGGAATACAAGAACTTGCCCTGACAGATATTAATACAATCACAGGGATCTACGAATTCAAGAAAAAATGTGAGGAAAAAGGGATTAAACCTATAGCAGGTATTGAGATCCGCAAAGGAAATGAATTGCTGTATATTACCATTGCCAGAGAGTTCAGCGGGATAGGAGAAGTCAACAAAATGATCACCGGTTATAACTGTGAAGGACAGGATCTGTCTCAAACGGCTCCTGAATTTAATAAAGTATTTGTGATTTATCCGCTTGAAAATATTCCTGAAACACTTAAATCCAATGAATTTATCGGGATCCGGGAAGAGGAGCTCACTCTTCTTGTACGTCCTGAACTTCAGAAAATAATTTCCAGAATGGTGATTCTTCAGCCGGTTACGTTCCGTACTAAAAAAGAATATAACCTCCACCGTATTCTCCGGGCTATAGAGCATAATACACTACTCAGCAAGCTTGATGACGTTAATACATGCAGGAAATCCGAATATTTCAGAACTGAAGAAAGTATACTGGAAGCATTTCAGAGATATCCTGAAATTATTGAGAATACAAAAAAAATATTTAAATCCTGCAGTTTTGACTTTGACTTTGGGAAAGTAAGGAACAAACTGCATTTTACAAAATCCAAAGAAACTGATCTGAAGTTCCTGAGCAGGCTGGCTTATTTAGGCTTAAAAAAGCGCTATGGCTTAGAACATAAGACCGCCAGAGAAAGGGTAGAAAAAGAGCTGAAAGTAATTGATGAACTCAATTTCAGTTCCTATTTCCTGATCACCTGGGATATTGTCCGGTACAGCAACAGGATGGGATTCATGCATGTAGGACGGGGAAGCGGGGCCAACAGCATGGTAAGTTACTGCCTTGGAATTACTGATATATGTCCGCTTGAACTGGATCTTTATTTTGAAAGGTTTTTAAATCTAAACCGCAAGACCCCGCCTGATTTTGACATCGACTGGAGCTGGCAGGAAAGAGATACCATGCTGGAGTATATTTTTAACCGGTATGGCAGGGAGCATGTGGCATTCTGCGGAACCAATGTAGAATTCAAATACAAATCCATATGCAGGGAAGTCGGCAAAGCTTTCGGGCTGCCGAAAGAAGAGCTGGACAGCCTGGCCACAAAATCTCTTGATGCTCAAAAACCTGATCCTATAATAAAAGCGGTGTATACATACGGCAAACTGCTGGAAAAATTCCCCAATCAACGGAGTATGCATTCCTGCGGGATCCTGATCTCTGAAGAGCCCATTACCCATTTCACAGCCCTTGAAATGCCACCCAAAGGATTTCCCATTGTTCAGTTTGACATGTATGTTGCTGAGGAAATACGCCTGGAAAAATTTGATATCCTGTCCCAAAGAGGCCTGGGAACGATTAACGATACCGTAAAATTGATTAAAGAAACCCGCGGAATTAACGTTGACATCCGTGATACAAGTATTTCCAAAGACGAAGCCGTTGCCAATAAACATCTTGCTGAAGGCAGAACCATCGGCTGTTTTTATATAGAATCCCCAGCCATGCGCGGGCTTCTAAGAAGATTAAAATGCGGCGATTACAGAACACTGGTTGCCGCTTCCTCCATTATCCGGCCCGGGGTAGCCCAGAGCGGAATGATGCGCGAATATATTTTCAGACACAATCATCCTGACAGGTTTGAATATTTCCACCAGGTTTTTAAAGAGCATCTGGGAGAAACCTATGGGATTATGGTTTACCAGGAAGATGTAATTAAAATTGCTCAGTATTACGGCGGGCTGTCTTTAGCTGACGGTGATATCCTGAGAAGAGCTATGAGCGGAAAAGGGCGGTCCCTGTCCAAACTTCAGGAAGTAAGAAACAATTTCTTTAATTCCTGCCGTGAACTCGGGCATCCGGAAGAGCTTTCTGCAGAGGTCTACCGCCAGATTGAGTCTTTTGCGGGGTATTCTTTCTGTAAGGCACATTCTGCGTCGTATGCTGTGGAAAGCTATCAAAGTCTTTATCTCAAAGTGTATTATCCGCTGGAATTTATGGTGTCGGTGATCAATAACCAGGGAGGTTTTTACCGTACGGAGGTTTATATTCATGAGGCTAAAATGTCCGGAGCCCACATCCAAAATCCCTGTGTGAACACCAGTGAATATCAGACGGTATTAAAAGGAAAGGAAATCTATCTGGGTTTTCTTCTGTTGCAGGGGCTGGAGACCCGATGGGCCCAAGGAATTTCAGAGGAACGGAAAAAAAACGGAAATTACCGGTCACTGGAAGATTTTATCCGCCGGGTTCCCGTAGGTATAGAGACCATCCAAACCCTGATTTTTATCGGAGCATTCCGTTTTACCGGTAAGCCTAAAAACGAACTGTTGGTGGAAGCCCGGCTGCTTCTGATAAATTTTAAACCTGAAAACCGAGGGCTGATGCTCATTGAGGAGCCTGTCCGGGAATACAAGCTTCCACAGCTGAAACGGGAAGATTTTGAAGATGCTTTTGATGAAATTGAAATCATCGGATTTCCGGTTTCCTGTAGTCCGTTTGATCTGCTGAAGACCGGGTACAGGGGCTCCGTTTTTGTGAAGGATTTATTACTATATCACAAAAGACAGGTCAAAATGCTGGCTTACCTGATCTCGAGGAAGCATGTTCCCACCAAAAAAGGGACAATGTATTTCGGAACGTGGATTGATGTCAACGGAGACTATTTTGATACGGCCCATTTTCCGGACAGCCTGGATGAATATCCGTTTCAGGGAGGCGGATGCTACCTGCTGCTGGGAACGGTAGAAGTGGATTATCATTTCCCGACCGTTACGATCCATAAAATGGCTAAAATACCCATGATTCCTGATCCCAGATATGCTTATGATCAGGAAAAGCAGTATGACATCCACGGAAAGATCAGGGAAGATGTGAGCATGACTTCCAGAAAACCTTATCCACAGGCGCATGAGATAGGGCTGCCAAGACAGAAATTTCAGTGA
- a CDS encoding AsmA-like C-terminal region-containing protein — MEKFKKIILKILKWTGISIAAILFLMFIIPILFPGTISEQVKIFANKHLAGKLDYKKTHLTFFRHFPSLTVSVDDLVLQGSRPFQNDTLLAAKEVAVGINLKNLIFNREVKIDEIYVTDANANVFVNTKGEANYNVYVSKPSGKPKDTTETGASIKLDLIRLKNWNIRYNDHSARVLVDAKGLNYTGKGGLSEDIFDLQTNLDIDKVDFSLNRIYYAKQKTLHADLITRINTNALTFVLKKNELRINDLPLKFIGFISILKDGYNMDIKAASEKTTIREMISVLPPQYLDWAKDTKIEGNSDLYFHIKGRFSEPKNIKPRAKVRLLVKNGFVSNGKAPVPMNNLNMDLNVDLPALDTNQVAVDLKTLSFDLGPNNNFRARVKTKGMNEMQVNADIKGAVDLQTLGQALGLKDIDIRGLMDTNIKADGIFSMDKKLFPRTDGYLHLKNGFLKTKYYPNPIQNISLIAEISNTDGTFRSLGVQLDPFSFDFEGNPVFVNADLRNFEDLLYKVRAKGVLNVGRIYKVFAKKGFDVSGLIMADLSLNGRQSYATTGQYSKLDNKGTLILKNIKATTEYLPKSFFIREGNFRFENEKMWFTKFFATYGKSDFALNGYLLNTINYFIERKGTLHGKFGLNSGYILIDEFMALKNGDNIDKSIDVEYAKVENPKSSGVVIIPKNLDVSLDVDAKKVEFKGLALNHLKGTASVNTGQVYLKNTSFDIIGSRMNIDARYQDESPLTANYDVSLKVLDFDVQRAYKEIDMVREMATAAKNVKGIVSLDYKLKGDFDKNMSPIYPSLEGGGIVNLRDVEVKNLKMLSAVGDNIGAEAFNNPDMKGVTIETHIKNNLIHVDKFTFKVSVLRPSISGTTSFNGLLDLRVRVGLPPGGWIGFPIVVTGTHSKPKIKIFSKTGQGIVDALYNQKSNKVIREEKRAEKKTRRQQRKEKEAQEQKARNAEKKINKELKEK, encoded by the coding sequence ATGGAAAAGTTTAAAAAAATAATTTTGAAGATTCTTAAATGGACAGGAATTTCAATAGCAGCCATTCTTTTTTTAATGTTTATCATTCCCATTTTGTTTCCGGGAACCATCTCCGAGCAGGTAAAAATATTTGCCAACAAACATCTTGCGGGAAAACTCGATTATAAAAAAACACATCTTACTTTTTTCCGGCACTTCCCTTCCCTCACGGTTTCTGTGGATGATCTTGTTTTGCAGGGTTCCAGGCCTTTTCAGAATGATACACTCTTGGCCGCAAAAGAAGTTGCAGTGGGAATTAATCTTAAAAATCTGATTTTCAACCGTGAAGTAAAAATTGATGAAATTTATGTAACGGATGCCAATGCCAATGTGTTTGTCAACACTAAAGGAGAAGCCAATTACAATGTATATGTTTCAAAACCTTCCGGAAAACCGAAAGATACAACGGAAACCGGAGCTTCCATAAAACTGGATCTGATCAGATTAAAAAACTGGAATATCAGATATAATGACCATTCTGCACGGGTACTGGTAGATGCCAAAGGATTGAATTACACCGGAAAGGGCGGATTGAGTGAAGATATTTTTGATCTTCAGACCAATCTGGATATCGATAAAGTAGATTTCAGCCTGAACAGAATTTATTATGCCAAACAAAAAACTTTACATGCCGACCTGATTACAAGGATCAATACCAACGCACTGACTTTTGTCCTGAAAAAAAATGAATTACGGATCAACGACCTTCCTTTAAAATTCATTGGGTTTATCAGTATTCTTAAGGATGGATACAATATGGACATCAAAGCCGCTTCGGAAAAAACAACCATCCGGGAAATGATTTCCGTCCTTCCCCCGCAATATCTGGATTGGGCAAAAGATACTAAAATAGAAGGCAACAGTGATCTTTATTTCCACATCAAAGGAAGATTCAGCGAACCGAAAAACATTAAACCCCGGGCTAAAGTCCGTTTACTGGTGAAAAACGGCTTCGTCTCCAACGGAAAAGCTCCGGTGCCGATGAATAACCTGAATATGGATCTTAATGTGGATCTTCCTGCATTGGACACCAATCAGGTGGCTGTAGATCTGAAAACGTTGAGCTTTGATCTCGGGCCCAATAATAATTTCCGGGCCCGTGTAAAAACCAAAGGGATGAATGAAATGCAGGTAAATGCTGATATAAAGGGTGCTGTAGACCTGCAGACACTCGGTCAGGCGCTTGGGTTGAAAGATATTGATATCCGGGGTCTGATGGACACCAATATCAAAGCAGACGGAATTTTTAGTATGGACAAAAAGCTGTTTCCAAGAACGGACGGCTATCTTCATCTGAAAAATGGTTTTCTTAAAACAAAATATTATCCCAATCCAATTCAGAATATCAGTTTAATAGCTGAGATTTCCAATACGGATGGAACTTTCAGAAGCCTGGGGGTACAACTGGACCCTTTCAGTTTTGATTTTGAAGGCAATCCTGTTTTTGTGAACGCCGATCTCCGTAATTTTGAAGATTTGCTCTATAAAGTAAGGGCAAAAGGAGTGCTGAATGTAGGAAGAATTTATAAGGTCTTTGCAAAAAAAGGATTTGACGTCAGCGGGCTGATTATGGCGGATCTCTCACTGAATGGGCGGCAGAGCTATGCTACAACTGGGCAGTACAGTAAGCTTGATAATAAAGGAACTTTAATTTTAAAAAATATTAAGGCCACCACAGAATATCTTCCCAAATCATTTTTCATCAGAGAAGGAAACTTCCGGTTTGAGAATGAGAAAATGTGGTTCACAAAATTTTTCGCTACTTACGGGAAATCTGATTTTGCATTGAACGGATATCTTTTAAATACCATCAATTATTTTATTGAAAGAAAAGGAACGCTTCATGGAAAATTCGGGCTGAATTCCGGTTATATACTGATTGATGAATTTATGGCGCTCAAAAACGGTGACAATATCGATAAGTCTATTGATGTGGAATACGCAAAAGTTGAGAACCCAAAGAGCAGCGGTGTGGTTATTATTCCGAAAAACCTGGATGTTTCCCTGGATGTCGATGCTAAAAAAGTTGAATTTAAAGGACTGGCTCTGAATCACCTCAAAGGAACCGCTTCTGTGAATACAGGGCAGGTTTATCTTAAAAATACCTCGTTTGATATTATAGGAAGCCGGATGAATATTGATGCCCGTTATCAGGATGAATCCCCGCTGACGGCTAATTATGATGTTTCTCTTAAAGTTCTGGATTTCGATGTTCAGAGGGCTTATAAAGAAATTGATATGGTGCGGGAAATGGCAACGGCTGCTAAAAATGTAAAAGGGATCGTATCTCTGGATTATAAACTGAAAGGCGATTTTGATAAAAATATGAGCCCCATTTACCCTTCACTGGAAGGCGGAGGAATTGTCAATCTGCGGGATGTGGAGGTGAAAAATCTGAAAATGCTTTCTGCAGTGGGTGATAATATCGGAGCAGAAGCTTTTAATAATCCTGATATGAAAGGCGTAACCATTGAAACCCATATCAAAAACAACCTGATTCATGTGGATAAATTCACCTTTAAAGTTTCGGTTTTGAGGCCTTCAATCAGTGGAACAACCAGTTTCAACGGGTTACTGGATTTACGGGTAAGAGTGGGACTTCCGCCGGGCGGGTGGATTGGTTTCCCTATTGTAGTTACCGGAACCCACAGCAAGCCGAAAATTAAAATCTTCAGCAAAACGGGACAGGGAATTGTTGATGCACTTTACAATCAGAAATCCAATAAAGTGATCCGAGAGGAAAAACGGGCCGAGAAAAAGACCCGCCGCCAGCAGCGTAAAGAAAAAGAGGCCCAGGAACAGAAAGCTAGAAATGCAGAAAAGAAGATCAATAAAGAGCTTAAAGAAAAATAA
- the map gene encoding type I methionyl aminopeptidase, whose protein sequence is MSITNEQELAGMQKASEAVACTLREMIRYAEPGMTTKDLDEYGAKILSDFGARSAPYLTYGFPGWTCISVDNEFCHGIPTGKRILKEGDLINIDVSAELNGYWADNGSSFVIGKDLNGHQKLVDASRDILKKTISHIKGGVKIADIGFLMETEAKKRGFKVIKNLGGHGIGRSLHEQPDELMNYKNRYDSRRFKKNSVVAIETFISTSSNIAVELNDGWTMVGNKGGYMAQHEHTIVITDGAPIILTEMNNILN, encoded by the coding sequence ATGTCTATAACCAATGAGCAGGAACTGGCAGGAATGCAGAAAGCCAGTGAAGCAGTTGCCTGTACTTTACGTGAAATGATTCGTTATGCCGAACCGGGTATGACCACAAAAGACCTTGATGAATATGGAGCAAAAATTCTTTCGGATTTCGGGGCCAGATCTGCGCCTTACCTCACGTATGGTTTTCCGGGCTGGACCTGCATCAGTGTGGACAATGAATTTTGCCACGGAATTCCCACAGGTAAACGGATACTGAAAGAAGGAGATCTCATTAACATCGATGTTTCTGCAGAACTCAATGGGTACTGGGCGGATAACGGAAGCTCTTTTGTGATCGGAAAAGACCTTAACGGGCATCAGAAACTGGTGGATGCTTCCAGAGATATTTTAAAGAAAACGATCAGCCACATCAAAGGCGGCGTAAAAATAGCGGATATCGGCTTCCTGATGGAGACTGAAGCTAAAAAACGCGGCTTTAAAGTGATTAAAAACCTCGGCGGGCACGGAATCGGAAGAAGCCTTCATGAGCAGCCGGATGAACTGATGAATTACAAAAACCGTTATGATTCAAGAAGATTTAAGAAAAACTCCGTGGTGGCCATTGAAACATTTATCTCCACTTCTTCCAATATAGCCGTGGAGCTGAATGACGGCTGGACCATGGTGGGAAACAAAGGCGGTTATATGGCACAGCATGAACATACCATTGTCATTACGGATGGAGCTCCCATTATTTTAACGGAAATGAATAATATCCTGAATTAA
- a CDS encoding bacteriocin-like protein translates to MKNLKKLNRNELKTISGEGLLDNIGGVIGGLGGVVGGVGGVVGGVGTIVGGVVGGVGNTVGGAVNAAGTLVGNTLCQVQCVVNGVVHIRLLSCGTTC, encoded by the coding sequence ATGAAAAACTTAAAAAAATTAAACAGAAACGAATTGAAAACAATCTCAGGAGAAGGACTGCTTGATAATATCGGGGGAGTTATCGGTGGCCTTGGAGGTGTAGTAGGAGGAGTAGGAGGAGTAGTAGGCGGAGTAGGCACTATCGTAGGTGGCGTTGTAGGAGGTGTAGGTAATACTGTAGGAGGAGCAGTGAACGCTGCAGGAACTCTTGTAGGAAATACATTATGCCAGGTACAATGTGTGGTGAATGGAGTGGTACACATCCGTTTACTTTCATGTGGAACTACTTGTTAA
- a CDS encoding winged helix-turn-helix transcriptional regulator, which translates to MKKEPIINNSPGCKSNIIAIRDTMEILSGKWKFHIIGTLIFGGRLRFMDLLREVEGIGTKMLSKELQDMEMNHLISRTVLNTKPVTVEYEITEYGRTLTPIIEEIANWGISYRSNLYCTKD; encoded by the coding sequence ATGAAGAAAGAGCCAATCATCAACAATTCCCCGGGATGTAAATCCAATATAATAGCAATCAGGGATACCATGGAAATTTTATCCGGTAAATGGAAATTTCATATTATCGGAACCTTAATATTTGGCGGAAGGCTTCGTTTTATGGATCTTCTCCGGGAAGTGGAAGGAATAGGAACCAAGATGCTGTCAAAAGAGCTTCAGGATATGGAAATGAATCACCTGATTTCCCGAACCGTTTTAAACACCAAACCCGTAACCGTAGAATATGAAATTACGGAGTACGGCAGAACGCTTACGCCTATCATTGAAGAAATAGCCAACTGGGGCATTTCGTACAGAAGTAATTTATATTGTACAAAAGATTAA
- a CDS encoding monooxygenase gives MNQVVVYVQFPHQGPFGDEMANQMEELAKNIITEPGCLWKIWTENQAENLAGGIYLFESRATAENYLNKHTERLQKWGYTHIESRIFNINETLSLLDKAPIG, from the coding sequence ATGAATCAAGTAGTAGTTTATGTACAGTTTCCTCATCAGGGTCCTTTTGGCGATGAAATGGCGAACCAAATGGAAGAACTGGCCAAAAACATTATTACGGAGCCTGGCTGTCTGTGGAAAATATGGACCGAAAACCAGGCCGAGAACCTGGCTGGCGGTATCTACCTTTTCGAAAGCCGTGCAACCGCCGAAAATTATCTGAATAAGCATACTGAACGTCTCCAAAAATGGGGCTACACCCATATAGAAAGCAGAATATTCAACATTAATGAAACTTTATCCCTGCTGGACAAAGCTCCCATTGGATAA